The Streptomyces fungicidicus nucleotide sequence CCGGGTGACGGACAGGGCGTTGGTCCCGGTCGCCAGGACGGTCTCCGGCCGGACTATCCCGTCCAGTTCACGGAAGATCTGCTGCTTGATCTCGTACGACTCCGGCGCCACCTCGATCACCAGGTCGGCGCCGGCCGCCGCGCCCAGGTCGGTGGAGGTGGTGACCCGGGCGAGCAGCTCCGCCCGCTGCGGCCCGGTCAGCCGGCCGCGCTCCACGGCGCGGGCGGTCGAGGCCTCGAGGGCGGTGACGCACTTGGCGGTCTGCGCCTCGCTGATGTCGATGCCGATCACGTCGCGGCCGGCGCCGGCCAGGACCTCGGCGATGCCGGTGCCCATCGTGCCGAGGCCGACCACGGCGACGGTCCGCAGCGGGGACAGAGAGGTGTCGGAGAGGGGAGTGGCCATCGCGGGACTCCAGGAATGAGGGTGACGACGGGAAACACGCCCGGGTGCGCCGAAGGGCGCACCGGGTGCGTGCGGGATGCGGGTGTGGACCGGGCTGCGAGCGCACACGCCCGGCTGCCGCCGGCGAAGCGGCGGCGGATCCGACCGGCCCTGTCCCGGGGCCGAGCCGTACTGCGGTACACGGAGTACCGAACCGACTGCGACTCACGGCTGCCGCGTCACCAGACCGCCATGAGGAGGGTCGCGAGTGGGTAACTCGCTCGTCTGAGCTTAACTCCCGGGTAACGAGCGCGCCAGCCCCCGGCTTTGTGATGTAGGTCCCGCGCTGCCCCGCGCACCCCTAACCTCGGGGACATGGACGAAGAGTTGCGATCGCTCACGGAGCGCTTACGGGGGGAGTCGGGTGGAGGGGCCGTGTACGAGCGGCTGTTGGGCACGGACGAGCCCGACAGCCTGGCCGCCGTCCTCACCGCCCCCGGACAGCCGCTGTGGGCACGGGAACTGGCCGCGTTCCGGCTCGGACTGGCGGGGGACCGGCGGGCCTTCGAGGCGCTGGTGCTGCTGCTCAACCACCGTGACCCGCCGCGCTGCGCCTCCGCCGCCCACGCCCTCGCCCGGCTCGGCGACCCGCGCACCGCCCGCGCCGCCGCCGCCCTCGCCACGAACGAACTCCGCGTGGCCTACGCCCTGCACCCGGTCCGCCTGCTGACCGAACTGCGCGCCCCCGAGGCGGTCCCCGCCCTGATCACCACCCTGCGCCGGCGGCTGCGCCCCCA carries:
- a CDS encoding adenylosuccinate lyase produces the protein MDEELRSLTERLRGESGGGAVYERLLGTDEPDSLAAVLTAPGQPLWARELAAFRLGLAGDRRAFEALVLLLNHRDPPRCASAAHALARLGDPRTARAAAALATNELRVAYALHPVRLLTELRAPEAVPALITTLRRRLRPHDPYRRVALACVEGLGALGDPRAEPVLTEALAHPALAEAAVHALARIPRQGRPRGPRIPRPR